In Vespa velutina chromosome 1, iVesVel2.1, whole genome shotgun sequence, the genomic stretch AATAAttacatatcattttataagttttaatacgataatatatgaCGCgaaaatacttatatttatcgacacgaaaaaataaacatgacTAACTGATAAGCGAATAGGTGAAGATTATAACCCagaagattaaaattaaaaatgtttccttcgaatagaaaagataaggagaataaaataaattctccaAGTCCTACGATTTACATATATCAATTAAAcggattatttaatattgtaaattagaaataaatcgtaatttttctaattcatttcttcttaatttattaattcttctaATTTATTGCGAGTTTAGCATCACATGTCATTCttacaaatatattgaatacCAGAAAACttgtttcaaattaaaaaataaaaccaatccgtacataattattaaagtttcttacgaaatttattttttaatttttatttattatttatactatcTAATGTTTATACTATGTAAcgttaattgtattaattatatttatatgataattatcgaatcatgaaatcatataattttattcgtttcgttcgattttatcaaaaacaataattgtaatttaataataaaatttattattattatggacgaagatgataaaaaaaaatcttatttatttgtcaatCTCATCGAAGATGTGAATATGTTAGAATCCGACGGAAAgtctataaaaattcattagcTTCACGAAGAGAGTCAGAGTACACAGAAATATTCATTACTTTTATGGATGTCGTACgaaaaaaaacggaagaaaGTGGAATatcgaatattcgaaaaaGACAATCTTTTCCCTATAGAATAATTCTAAATGTTGCAACACTTTCCGATGCAACCTCTcacatattcatttttttccatcgCAACACGAGTTTCgcatttccctctctccttcttttctacctttttaATCCCACAAGTTTTAATCCCCTTTGAGAAGTAACTCCATGTGAAAATGTATCATCGTTTGGATCTGCCtacaaagaagagaaagaaaaaaaaaaaaaaaaaagaaaataccatTTCTTTAgtatcttaaaaaaagaagtagtaaagataaaaaaaaaattgagacgGCACTTTTGATATCCTAAGAGAATATGAATCttcaaaaaatgttattaaaatgttataataaaaagcgATCGGTTAAACGTTATACAATGTAAAGACATTTATTTATCctacatttattatacaagAAGAAATATCCTATGAAGCATTAGAGGATATATTTCCTCGAGTCGCCTTAAGAAAAGCTACTTACAATGGAACAGAGAACGCTGAGGTGCGCATTACAAGCAAGTGCTGTGAAACTCGTTAAATACAAAACTATTTTGGAGGATATACTAGACAGGACGAAGGAGTTGGGGCTAGCTTGCCTGgctccttcctttccttcttagATATTACTTTTCCGGATTTTCATGCTTGACAAtcttcaaaagagaaaatatagtgTATATGCCGTAACAAGTGAAAGGCAGGAAACGTGAGAtacaaaattcataaaaaccgacaggaaaaaaatacgaagCTTTCTAAAATCCTCAACGATTTTCGGACCCCATCGTTTTCGACcttctatatatgtacgtatatacatacatacatatgtatgtacctcgATTCAAATCGTTCAtccgtcaaaaaaaaaaaaaaaacaaaaaggaaaaaaacgagaaagaatataCTGGAACAATGAGAAGTTAGAatataaatgagataaaaaaaatatttctcaactTTATTTCTAGGAAATTCGAGGAAAAACCAAACTATTCGAGAGTGATCATGTTCTGCttgcaatttaaaaatattcccaTGTGAAAATCGAGGAATATGAATCAACGAATTCAATCCattcgaacgaatgaaagtACATAGCTACACAGTAGCAATATTGAGACAGTACCTGTAGGACTTGTTAAGAGTTAATAGTAGaacatgtatacgtatacatacattcgtAAAGTTAATTGAATACAAAcatattcaaagaaattttatacagtatatctttataaagaaataaaaaaataaaaaaaaagagaaatagaaagaactaGAAGGAATGTTAGGAGAagcaacaaagaaaaagaaagatcgtgaGGAAACGAGGAAACTGTTAGGGAAAGCACGAAagcataaaagagagagagagagagagagagagagagagagagagagagagagagagagagaaggttgcCGAGAGAGCAGAGACGCATGACTCCCACGGGAAATTTAGGTGCGACCTCCATGTATCACCGAATCTACCGTAAGTAGCTACGTAACGGACgtatgtagtatatatacCATCTACGGATATTCCACGTGCGTAGAAACACAAATGTATGCGTGCCAAACATGAAGCGTCCAACATTGTGTCGTacgtttttctcttatcgCTACTGAatactttctgtttttcttgaACACATGTTACTcctatagataaatatatttattcatgttTCGATAATACTAATGAACTTTTcaattagaatataaatagtaCGATTACAGtgatcaatatttaaattaaaaaactaCAAAAAAGAACGACAACGTCATAACAACagctttaaaatatatttcgaaacgTTATAGATTTGAAATTTGCAAAGTTATAAAATGAGCATGTGTTGATAAAtctcaataaaattttgacacaaaatttatatgtgtattttgtttttttccgtatcataattaatgagtaataaatataaaattatgtcaattctttttttaatttgttccaattttatcgaaatagaTAGGTAATTTTGGAACACACTATTAAGTTATGGTGaacaataagattaaaaaaaataacaattctttatttctaatgaTCATTTCATCAATTcttgaaaaaatcaaacgaaacaCACGTGaccaaacgaaaaaagaaaaagaaataccatCGTTAAGAGCCTAATACAATTTCAATGCACGATACGTATTTACGAGGGGTCTTTTCAACTCGAAACAACAAAATCACTTCAATGCAGCTACAAAAGCTGCTTAACGCGGAAAATAATCAAACGTTTTCacttttaattactttattatcaGGCCGGGGTATTCGATTAGCATTGCTGTAATCCGTGAGATTATCCAGGAGGTCAAATCACgacagttattattattattattatttatttttcatctaaaAAAACATGAGGAACCGGAGAAATGAaatggaaagaggaaaaaaagaacttgataaatttatcgtcAAACTGTCGCATTCCTGTCTATATGTAAATGTCATAATTAACGTTAGGATGTAAACAACGTACGACCATCAAACTTAATTATgattaacattataaaaatgaaaagagagaaacgcataaaaagaaaaaaaaaattaagtaaaaatattcgatgcaGCGTGTCACGAGAAAAttagcgagcgagcgagtggttcgtttatcgttaaaataaaaacgatatcaaAATCGATCCAATCGGAAAAAGACGCTTGGCGGCTGATTTCGCGTTAAACGACGTTCGTTTCGAACGAAgtctttcgaaaattttcgCTGGATTCAATTACATCTTTTGTAAGCTAATTCGAACTATCATACTGgggtaataaaaagaaaaaagaaaagaaaatagataaaggTCGAGAGGAGAATCCAagtgaaaatgttaaaagttATTCGAGTTATGTGAAATCTCATcgcctatttttttctctttctctttctctttttctctctttttctttttcacattgAACTCACGGTGAGAAAATCAGATAAAGGGGCTGATAGCAATAAAATCGATGCTCCGGATCTGCTTCAGTTTGTAATTGAATCAAATTAATCACCCTCGTCGACCTTCAGTCTGCTCTCTCccatcttcttcgtcctcggctttactccctccctctctcattgctctctctttctctctatctctctttctcgcgcgCGCCCGTTACCATCCCCAATTAATAGCAGAAGGTTCCACGTTTCGTCGGAACTTTATAAAACGAATCCAGTTACGGGGGACCGTTTGTCAGAAGCTCAAAGCCACTAGAAAGCTTTACCCTCATTCAGAAATGATTCTAGCGcgtgttcttcttcttctttttcttcttctccttctttttcttttctcttctactttttctttctactcttctttttttcttatagttCATCTTTCATCCTTCTTTCCTATGTTTACTATACAATATACGAATTGAAATGTTGacgaaaaattaacaattaccAAAATTATAtcgtgtaaatatttttgtaaaatataatagtacgTTAATTAAACCGATCGTAAAGTGTctctattatctatatttgaaaattttcaaccaATGGGCTCAGAGATTTTTCCTCGTTATCAAACGCCAAGGATAAATCGTGAAAAATGTTGGCACGTGTCCTTAGCTAAAATACTGAGGTTTTAGATGAGAAAGTGCGTCTAGCGATGCGATATCTCGTGGAAATCAATTTCCACGTTGAATCATGACATATGAGTCTCTAAAACAAAGGTGCATACGTATCTGTATGCAAGAGTATGTATGGCAATTCGTATCATAGCAACCATGTAAGAAGTTTTTTTTAGTCAAGAACCGATCAATCTAAAGAATACGAAATCGttaaacgatttattatcttaaGCTTACTCTACATAAACTATTAAGTGAAAAATCTGCTGTCGATCACGATTAAATCTCATTTTTCGTAACTATAAATCAACATCAAATCGACATATAATAAGCTTATCATAtgttttacaaagaaatttattctttttgatatAAGATCCGTTATTTAAAGGCTACATTTCTTAACAATAAATACCTTCGTTCATGGATCTTAGATCTTAACATAACTCGACAAAAAGTAATAAGATGAACAATAAATGGACGTTTTATTACTTAAAAAGCTACAACAGTTAAAAACGGCAtagttgagagagagagagagagagagagagagagagagagagagagagagagagagaaatagcaaGGTATACCAAAATTTAGAACAGAATCAAAATCAATCTACAATCCAATACTTTTAGATGAAATtatggaaaaacaaaaaatttctgAATTGTAAGTTAATATTACTATGTATGTTTACACTACCTCTATTAATAGAGCATAATAcatctaaatataaaaaaactttTGTAGAAAAACAGATGTACACAACTATTTAACTGAAAATGACTTCGAGGAAGCTCTCACCATATACAGTAGTAGAATGTGGTTCATCTATTGGATATTTACGCTGTCTTTCACATCGACTATACTAAATGGTTTCCACGTGATGTCCTACGTCTTCTACAGCATTACACCGAAGCACTGGTGCTCGATTCCAGTGTTGGAGGAAGCGAATTGGACGCCCGAGCAAATACGAGCTGTATCCAGTCCCAGGTGGTTGATAATCCGTACTAATGCCAATAGGAtcgaattagatatatatctcataCTGATTCacaatcgagaaagagaaagggaaggtgggggagaggaggaggaggaggagaagagggtTGGACAAAACAACACGAGGAACGACGTATTCATTAAACTTGACAAATTGCATCGTGATGGGAACGTAGTGGTATCGATCACAATGCCGAGCCCAGCCCTCTTTTATTCTTACTATCGTTGTACGTACAAAATTTTGCGACGTCCATAGAATGATAAATGATGCCTCGTGCtagaaacgaacgatcgaCGATGTAAAACACAAGATACGTCTGGGCATAATTCTACATCCGCGCTACCATAAgcgtaaataaattatcacgCGTGTATGAATGATAGAATAGTATGTATGTGATGGAATGAATGTATCTACCTGTATATCGAATCGTACAAGAAAAAACTGCCAAAGTATCGCTGAGTTATACATCGgtcgaatcttttttttcaatcttttttttttctagtccAGACGAATTGTCCAATTGCGAGTATTACAATTGGGATTACGAAGAATTACGACAAATGGGTTATGACAGTGCTTTAGAGAAGATAAAGACCTATAAAAAACCTGAAACCATTCTTTGCgaacattataattatgaaatagaaTATGAGAATTCATCTTTCGTGCCGGAGGTACGATATCAAAATGATAAGATTAGAGATCAATTAAAGATCACTCTTTCGTCGATTATAAATTCTTACCCGTTCATAAGCTACACTACCTTCCTTATAGTGGAATATGATCTGCAGTCGTTTAGCAATGAAAGCTACGGTTCAAACTGCAGTATCTATCGGCAAATTTGTCGGTGCGTTTGCCTTTGGAGTGTTAGCTGATAAATATGGTAGAAGGGTaacctttctcctttcttgtttgatatatattatcactGGACCAGCCATTGCCTGGACACATTCGTATCTGATCATGTTGATCTGCAGAGTTGGTCTCGGAATAGCTGGAATCGGTGTCTACCAAGCAGCTTATTCGATACGTAAGCTCACGCAAATTATCATATGtgttatatgtgtatatatatatatatattatacataatatatatactatcttATCTAACTTAACTGTCTTAAATATTTGTTGTaagtttctttacttttttgttaaggtaatttctttgaaaatatcaactgcttatttaaatgaaatttgaaactcgttaaaaaaaaatcagagatAAAACTTTGTTGATCttgaaatttatcatatatatacataataatacattatatctcGCTATTGATGATTGATGATCAATGATCAATAAAATGtatcctttctttatctttatgttaaagtaatagaaataagTCCACCAAAGATGCGTTCCACATTAGGCGTGATGTTCAATGAGAGTTACCCACTTGGAATGATTCTGATTGCCATCATTGCATATAATGTCAGAGAATGGAGattattgcaaatatatatttctatgccGTCGCTCATTCTGATTTTGCATATGTTAGCTATGCCGGAAAGTCCAAGATGGCTTTATTATTCAAATCACAAAAACAGTGCTTggaaaatgatgaaagaaatagtaacacctgagaaacaaaaaatgatgtACGTTATCGAACTAATCGATCAATAGTAAAACGTGTCTTATTGAATTTCTTCAATTGTatcctttcttatctttctttttcagtgCTGAAAAACGAATAAGCGTCGTGGAATATAAACAGGAAAAAACTTCTCGTTATAAACAGTGGAAAACAAATCTTCAGAACTTTAAACACATTCAGATAAGTGTGAGATTAATTTTATGTTGGTTCATTTGGTGTTCTACGTCTTTGGGGTATTACGTATTATCGATAACCTCTGGCCATTTGAAGATAGACCCATACCTTTATACTGGACTTTCcggtaaatttatatttttctcggaAAGTTTTCGATATTCATTTCTATTCATAACTGACATTGATTTCTGCAGGTATAGTTGAAGGATTCAGTTATATCATAGTTGTACCTATGTTGCAAATAATTGGTAGACGGAGTACATCATTCATTTTACTTCTATGTTCATCCATGTCATTTACGattcttctctttatatcaGAGAACATGAAAAATACCAAAATGTTCATCGCTCTTTTTGGTAGACTTTGCGTTAGCAGCGTGTTCGTCGCTGTGATAGTTCATTGCAGTGAACTTTTCCCAACTATTATGAGAAACATAGCAATTGGAACCAGTTCTACGTGGGCACACATTGGCAGTACATTAGCACCATACCTTGTGGATTATTTTGTaagttaataaaatagattgtTGCCAAAATATAATGGTCTTTTCAAGCTTGAAAAACACAAAGAAACGCGTTGTTAAGTTTTTATTAACACAATTAAATATCTACATCGTTTGTAATAAGAATGTCGCGTTtatattaagaattttttttttagtactaATACGAAAGTATACTACCTATCATAATTTTGTTACGGCAAaagtattttcaatatattaaaaaatattttttcccctGCAAGCCTTTTAAACCTCATTTATATGATTCAGAATAGATACAGATATAAAATAGTTAGGAGGTACTTTGGTTTCAAGTATACAACTACATATAATTTGGctgaagaaatatttcatgtaaTGTCATTTATCGTGGCAGttgagaaattaaattttgtatatgtatatgcaaaaAGAGGCTTACATTGTATGTATGCGCACgtacatgtgtatattatatatacatacttgatTTATGTACTTCCTCTTCGTAATGTCTgttaaaatatcgaaagttagttaaataaatttccatAAGTTATTTTTCAACATGATTATAAGTTCTACTAATTGGTGCCAGTAGAGTACGATCTCCGTATATCACTTCTGCAGCAAAATAAATGGGACAATCCCCGAAAAAGCTTATCTAGACTTTCcaaaattcattgataatcCAAATTGTATTATGCTATTTAGTTAGTCTATctaaaaacttta encodes the following:
- the LOC124947316 gene encoding organic cation transporter protein-like isoform X1, which codes for MIEYPDELSNCEYYNWDYEELRQMGYDSALEKIKTYKKPETILCEHYNYEIEYENSSFVPEWNMICSRLAMKATVQTAVSIGKFVGAFAFGVLADKYGRRVTFLLSCLIYIITGPAIAWTHSYLIMLICRVGLGIAGIGVYQAAYSILIEISPPKMRSTLGVMFNESYPLGMILIAIIAYNVREWRLLQIYISMPSLILILHMLAMPESPRWLYYSNHKNSAWKMMKEIVTPEKQKMIAEKRISVVEYKQEKTSRYKQWKTNLQNFKHIQISVRLILCWFIWCSTSLGYYVLSITSGHLKIDPYLYTGLSGIVEGFSYIIVVPMLQIIGRRSTSFILLLCSSMSFTILLFISENMKNTKMFIALFGRLCVSSVFVAVIVHCSELFPTIMRNIAIGTSSTWAHIGSTLAPYLVDYFVS
- the LOC124947316 gene encoding solute carrier family 22 member 6-like isoform X2, with the protein product MGYDSALEKIKTYKKPETILCEHYNYEIEYENSSFVPEWNMICSRLAMKATVQTAVSIGKFVGAFAFGVLADKYGRRVTFLLSCLIYIITGPAIAWTHSYLIMLICRVGLGIAGIGVYQAAYSILIEISPPKMRSTLGVMFNESYPLGMILIAIIAYNVREWRLLQIYISMPSLILILHMLAMPESPRWLYYSNHKNSAWKMMKEIVTPEKQKMIAEKRISVVEYKQEKTSRYKQWKTNLQNFKHIQISVRLILCWFIWCSTSLGYYVLSITSGHLKIDPYLYTGLSGIVEGFSYIIVVPMLQIIGRRSTSFILLLCSSMSFTILLFISENMKNTKMFIALFGRLCVSSVFVAVIVHCSELFPTIMRNIAIGTSSTWAHIGSTLAPYLVDYFVS